In one window of Clupea harengus chromosome 4, Ch_v2.0.2, whole genome shotgun sequence DNA:
- the si:dkey-70p6.1 gene encoding uncharacterized protein si:dkey-70p6.1, whose product MASMQDGVNFTAPPYGKVLLLGAIAAASAFVVTILIVVLCVGCQRKGKTHSGSSEGGKHRLMDMSILRQSKLRSISKSDTKLHEMNKLNCNGKKSSKKNRPASMDLLLLPSRRSNSDRQLPQIPPGTVGGRAGETDTPAPPAVPANTPAPPDPEGDDVDGGMPDPENVQQVMGPPEAAEYACIRKVRKVDKAAQKRDNGTETEDGLVQQRHSSGDLRHGPPSHPAPPPPHPHSQKMPRKNMDAFTLPTFPKEAVFMGNGEEYIWKPPDDEDFMVQHKQIGTLAESIQPSAAGIADMYSKVCKPVKKKRAMPGSPPGNTGYRTLGRGDRERDGGFSVVVKPQTWAPLEAKGVRVPPGSMEDHCYEAIGSEECDPAYEAIEGGGAGAGASAWKRERPPPLPNASATLRPKKKKPQQPLQQPPPPPPPPQQTPKLQHLPAKALLLPGENMYESIGDLKHGSATSSTTTIFTFNDGMEMYVTGL is encoded by the exons ATGGCCTCCATGCAGGACGGGGTAAACTTCACTGCTCCTCCCTACGGCAAGGTCCTGCTGCTGGGGGCCATCGCAGCCGCCTCAGCCTTCGTGGTCACCATCCTCATCGTCGTTCTCTGCGTAGGATGCCAGAG GAAGGGGAAGACTCACAGTGGCTCCAGCGAGGGTGGAAAGCACCGGCTAATGGACATG AGTATACTGAGACAGTCGAAGCTGAGGTCCATTAGCAAGTCAGACACAAAACTGCACGAGATGAACAAACTGAACTGCAACGGAAAGA AGTCGTCCAAGAAGAACCGCCCGGCCAGCATGGATCTGCTCCTGCTCCCGAGCCGGCGCTCCAACTCGGACCGGCAGCTCCCGCAGATCCCCCCAGGCACTG TTGGGGGCAGGGCGGGCGAAACCGACACCCCCGCCCCTCCGGCAGTCCCGGCCAACACCCCTGCGCCCCCAGACCCGGAAGGAGACGACGTGGATGGAGGGATGCCTGACCCGGAGAACGTGCAGCAGGTGATGGGACCGCCGGAGGCCGCTGAGTACGCCTGCATCCGGAAGGTGCGGAAGGTGGACAAGGCGGCCCAAAAGAGGGACAACGGGACGGAGACAGAGGATGGTCTCGTCCAGCAGAGGCACAGCAGCGGAGACCTGCGCCATGGGCCGCCCTCGCACCCCgcaccacccccacctcacccacaCAGCCAGAAGATGCCCCGCAAGAACATGGATGCCTTCACTTTGCCCACTTTCCCCAAG GAAGCAGTGTTCATGGGTAACGGTGAGGAGTACATATGGAAGCCTCCAGACGATGAAGACTTCATGGTCCAACACAAACAGATAGGGACACTTGCCGAGAGCATACAGCCGTCAGCAGCTGGG ATAGCAGACATGTACTCCAAAGTGTGCAAACCCGTCAAGAAGAAGAGAGCCATGCCTGGGTCCCCACCAGGCAACACCGGCTACCGGACCTTGGGGCGTGGGGACCGAGAGCGCGATGGGGGCTTCAGTGTGGTGGTGAAGCCGCAAACGTGGGCCCCTCTGGAGGCCAAAGGGGTCAGAGTGCCCCCTGGCTCCATGGAGGACCATTGCTACGAGGCCATCGGCTCAGAAGAGTGTGACCCGGCCTATGAGGCCATTGAGGGGGGCGGCGCCGGGGCTGGGGCCAGCGCCTGGAAACGCGAGCGaccccctcccctgcccaacGCCAGTGCCACGCTCCGgccaaagaagaagaagccccAGCAGCCCTTGCAGcagccaccgccgccgccacctccACCACAGCAGACTCCTAAACTGCAGCATCTTCCCGCCAAAGCCCTGCTGCTGCCGGGGGAAAATATGTACGAGAGCATCGGGGACCTGAAGCACGGCTCAGCCacctccagcaccaccaccatcttCACCTTCAACGACGGCATGGAGATGTACGTCACCGGCTTGTAG